GATAACACCGGCGCCAAAGTTGCCAAATGTATCAAGGTGCTCGGCGGTTCCCGCAAGCGTTTTGCCGGCCTCGGCGATGTCGTTGTCGTCAGTATCGTGAAAGCCTTGCCCGGCAGCCCGTTCACTGACAAACGCAACAAGGCCCAACGTGTTACACGGGGCGTGATCGTCCGCACGAAGAAAGCGACCCGCCGTGATGACGGCAGCTATGTCAAGTTCGATCGTAACGCGATCGTCTTGGTCGATGCTGACGGAAACCCACGTGGAACCCGGATTTTCGGTGCCGTCGCTCGTGAACTGCGAGACCGAAAATTCATGAAAATCATCAGCCAAGCCAGAGAGGTCGTCTGACCGTGAAAATTCAACGTGGTGATTCAGTCATTGTTATCGCGGGTGATTCGGCTTCCAGCACTCCCCGTAGCGTCGTGCAAGTTCTCGACGGTGGGAAGCGATTGGTTGTGGAAGGAATCAACCGTG
This portion of the Thalassoroseus pseudoceratinae genome encodes:
- the rplN gene encoding 50S ribosomal protein L14; amino-acid sequence: MIQMQTELDVADNTGAKVAKCIKVLGGSRKRFAGLGDVVVVSIVKALPGSPFTDKRNKAQRVTRGVIVRTKKATRRDDGSYVKFDRNAIVLVDADGNPRGTRIFGAVARELRDRKFMKIISQAREVV